The DNA region TTAATAAATAATtttcatgatgattatgcatgcttaattatatGATTAAtgttttaggacgtgacaaaccttcCCCCTAacaagaatctcgtcccgagattcagaaATCTCAGGGAGAAAGGGACGGTGATGAAGTGGGAAGGAATTTTCCATAAATGAAAAAGAATTTTGCCAAAATCCATTGACGAACTGATAAGATAGCTATCAGACCTCCTGTGCACTGGCGGTTAGAACGTGGCATGGTTGGACCGCAGATATGACAGTTAGACCAAAATCTATATAGATAGTGTTTGGTTCCCACGGTCAGATCGCAATCCTTGGGCAGTTAGATTGTGCGGGAGCAGAGAGCACAATGGCCTCTAGACGCCTTTGGCAGTCTGACTGGTAGATGTGCGGTTGGACCGCTAGGAGTATCTTCTCCCGATTAAAATGATTTCTAAGTGCACTCCTTTGGGAACAAAGTTTCCAACCAACATGATAATGAACCCTAGATATGTGAGATGTTCAATATATGCATAATTGAAAACAATACTCacaagttttaaaaaatatcagGAAACTTAGAGCGGATTCGATCCTcgcgctcccaagttgcctcatcttccgagtgattgctccattgtactttgatgaattttatggaaTATCATCGAGTCTTGTGTTCTGCTTTGTCCAAAATCCACATTGATCGCTCACAATAAGATAGATCcagttgcaattcttgatttgccatttcaatgacttcggttgggacTCGAATGCATTCcttcaattgtgagacatgaaacacattatgcatgacggagagggatggaggcaagtccaactgatatGCCACCTCACGATACTATGCAATGATTTGGAAAGGTCCCACATATCAAAGTGTtagcttccctctgacttgaaagcgtcgaatCCCCTTGAGaggtgacaccttgagataTACAAAATCTCCAATGGAGAACATAAGTTCTCATCGATGATGATCCACATAACTTTTCTGATGAGATTGAGCCGTGAGGAGACACTTGAGAATAGTCAGAatatgctcttctgcctctttgaccaaatccgagcctagaaaagcccttcaccggattcggaccaattcaacggcgttTGGCATTTTCGGCCATAGAGAGTTTCGAATAGGGACATTCCAATGCTCGACTGATAGCTATTGTTATAGGAAAACTCTGCAAATGGCAAGTAAATTtctcacttcttcccatatgtgagagcacaagctcgcaacatgTCTTTTaagatttgattcaccctctcggtttgaccattgGTATGAGGATGGTAGGCGATGCGGTGGAAGAGCTCAGTTTCTATGGCTTCATTtgagtgaggtatagctccgTATATCTCTTGATATACAGAGCTATACCTCACTAAggatatcgatggcataaacgtcacCCATAATCCACGTTGAAGCTTCACTAAGGATATGCTCACAGACGTCACTtggtcacgacccttgagccactaATGCCTCAAGTGGGTAGAGACACCAAGGTAAGATCTCACAACTAGCATCTTTTTCAATCACTTGCCGTCGTCTTTATTTtagagcttgagctaccaaggcaatgGTCTCTGCGTCCCCATACAAGAGCCTTGCCGCATcttcacaccaagttggagggtcaataagTATGAGCCACCATAGCCCAAGGTGTCGGTGAGTCATAAAGGCTCTAAGGTGCTAGCGTACAACTTGGTACACTCTacgatcactccttgatctactctctaggtagcaacacatAGCAATAATTCTCTCTAcgtctattagcactaatcactctttaatattgtgcttaattactTTGTATTATCACTTTAATCTCAAGTCTATGTAAGCTTCTCTAaactctagcacactcaaatggccgagtAGAGTGGTATTTATAGATTCAATCCTATGGACTAGCCGTTGTCCCAATGGCTCACAgaaactgtgaacaccggatgttctggcatTACCAGTAGTACAAACACCAGAACATTCGGTGTGTACACCAGCAGGAACTAGCCACTAGAACCCCACTTAAatcctttgtgaacaccggacattctggTGCACTCTTCAACTCCATCGCTGGACATTCCGGCGTGTACTCCTGAGCTAGACTACACTGTTgaaaccttctctgcaagaaatgctctagcaTATTGATCTTCAGAGCGTTGACTTGGGTGTGTTGAACTTCATTCTTCATCAcatgcaaccttctctgcaacaaatacACCAGTGCAACCATACAGTGAATACAACTCagaacgccggactatctggcgtgtatcatcttcgtctccttcttCTATCATAACACTCCGGCAGTGTCAACTTCATACGTCGGACATTCTAGTGTGTACAGTTGCCATGAGCCAAATCATTCTGGCGTATGCAAACTCTTTTGTGCCGAGTCATACAACGTAGTTATTTTCCTTGGGACTTATCCAATTTAATCAATCTTTATCCTGACTTCGGTgtattcttcatgtattgtatttatgagacctactaatacatatacttgacaaacatactAGTCCCATTGATTATGCtatcattaatcaacaaaatcacatatatgtctTAAGAGAGTCATGTTCGCTACACAAAGCATGGGCTGAACCTCGATGCAAATTCATTGCTTGGTTAGCTTTTTATGACAAAGCCCTAACCACAAACAACCTGGCTAAATGAAGCTGACCTCACAACCAGACTTGTTTGCTGTGTTTGTCGACCAGTAAACAATTAAAACTCCGTTTGAGAGAGCTCCAGCTCCTAGCTCCATGTCAGATCTAGAGTTTATATGCTAAATGAAGTTATTTAAGCATCTATTTTGTAATTTAAAACCGAAATACAATGGCTCACACAAATATCCCAAtgtatctctatctctatctctatgaGTTTTTTATCTACAAATATTTAactctaagaatttttagagctagagtTCTGCCCAGCCCTACACATCTTCTCATGAAATGCAACTTTACTAAGGTGGTCTGGCATTGGATTAGTTCTGTCCCGTAGCCCAACCATGTAGAAGAGTCTCCTGCTTCGTGGATGCAGAAGATTGCTAAGCATGTCCGAAAGAACAAGGGCGGATCCAGGACCATGCTAGGGGTGCTGGCCTCTTACTATTGGACCAAGTTCATATTTTATGGGGTAAAATGATGTATTgtttttctagattttcctttttttttcctctgagCTTCCTGGACCCGTGCTGTAGCCCTCAGCACGGGCCTTGAATCCGCCCCTGCGAAAGAGTGATACGAAACGATATGTTGGGCATCCTCTTAACCTGTGGTGGcaaatttgaaaagaaaagaactcaTGTGGTGGCAAATTTGAAAAGAAAGGAACAAGTGTATCTAACTCGGAGGAAAATTCATTCCTGAAAGTCGCCGATCTTATGGTTGAAGCTGTTAAGGCATATCGCCTATCAAAAGGATCTCTTTCTTCTGATCTTGAGCTGCTCTATTTTTTTCTGTTTCGTGTCTATGTGATATTAGAGCTGGCTAAGTAGGCCGAGTCAAATGAGCCGGTACGTGGCTCGATACTGTAGATATGAGGCCCGCTTCTAATCGGGCTGGGCCGGCATGACACAACAAACTGGATCGTGCTTAGGCTGGAACAGCGGCAAGGCGGCGCTGCAGCAGCACGCAGGCATGCAGAGCATCAGGCACTAAGGCTGTCAGCGGCACTGCAGCAGCATGCAGCAAGCATGCAATGCGTCAAGCCAGCAGCGGCTCAGCGCGGAGCAGCATGCAATATCGCAGTGATGCAGAGCTTCAGCGGACCGTTTGAGcttaaaaaaattcgaaaaaagttcaaaatattATGAATGAGCTCGAATAAatagggaaccagctactagccCCCATTCCACACCAAGGCAACAAGCTTGCACCCTCTCACCCATCTCGTTTTCTTCTCGTAATCTTTCTTAAAGTGATGCAAAAATTTGccaaaattctaaacattcAAGATCCGGCCATTTCGGTAAATATTTTGCATCAATTCCATTCATGAATCAAGACACCGATGACTCATGGGGCATGTTCATCAATGTGGCAATATTTAGAAaagatctaaaaaaaatagatgaaaaagaggtaagatttgctaagtataatatatatatatatatagtaatgaAATATGTGCAAGAACGGGATACTTGATGACGTACATTGCatgttgcaagaaaaaaaatctagaattcCTAATGAAATCGTATAATTTTCAGAGTATATgttatactctttttttcttctaatagaaatatttttaacgagacaattaatcaataaagcttttttttttctatttttcataattctctattttttagttttttatatgtttttccaaaaaatttcttgagtttctttgaatttttcctattttattttttctgattttttatgtCTTAATATGTTTAATGGGTCAAAACTGGTCCATCAGACCTACCATACTACGGATCAGCATGGCACAACCAACCTTAGATAGGCCGTGCCTCGGGCCAATAGCTCGACATGTAAACTGGCATAACATGGCCCGCTTGGCTAACGGGCCAAACCCAGTTGTACCTAAACGGGCCATGCCCCTTCTGTGCCTGGGCCACCTATTTGGCCAGCTCTATGTGGTATTCCTTCCCTTTTTCTTGTTTTGCATTTAAGTGTTAGCAGTTTGTACTTTAGGCTGTAATTCCTTCTTAATGAATGGAAATGCTCCTGtcttttgtttttctaaaaagatTATATAACTTGACATCTAAATTGACTGGATTGATTCTAAAGATTCTAGTCAATAGAATATATGATTTTACGATTTGGATAGTTATGATCCAACGATTTGCGATCTTACTTTGATCCGATTAAGAATATGTGGTTTTAACAACCTTGATCACGTAACGAGGGCAACTAGCAGCAGCCGgatgagaattttttatttttatatattttaaataaagaTTACAAATATAGTCTCCTGTCGCCTTCTAATACTCTTAAAATTTGAAATACTAGTGAAATAgtgatgaaaaattataaaaacattaTGTGGTGTATATGATGCTATTATCTAGGTCTCCCAAaattttcaactcaaacaatttcTTTGCAATGAGTAGCAAAAAAGACACCctgcaatttttctttttgtttcatattgtacaagtcatatttttgtctaaaaatCTTTAGAGGGCTAGATGATATCATTCTCTACACCACAGAATTGTTTCAAAAATTTTTATTACTATTTATGTAGTGTTTCGAATTTTGAGAACATTAgaacataatatattttttatttttaaacatgtctTCCGTTGGAACAAACGATCAGAgtcttttgtaatttttaaaaataggcacatatgtttaaaatattttgatttaaaaaatgtaaaaaaaattcgcTAGCTGAGGCATGTAGGCCTGCGGACGCGTGGAACCACTCGGGCTCGGGCCGGGCGGAAATCTGTCTGGACGCAGAGTCCAGGGCTGTGGAAAATCTTTCTCGACCTCACTCGTGCAAGAGCAGTTCAACACGTTCTCTTGTTGGACTTACAGCGTTTAGCCCAGGCAGCGGAAATCTCAAAAAGTTTCACGCTGGGCTGGCCTTGATCTATCAACAGATCCGCAACCATTTGCTGGGCTTTCATGCAATGCCGAGCCCAGTCCAACGTAACAGCGCAAGTGCGATGGGCATTACCTCACGCGGCCTGCTTCCCTCTAGTAAGTACTACTATATGGatttatttattaatatatttttattttccaatatttgcaaaaatgcacgtcaatttcaaatattgcaTATTTAAGCTAACGTCGCCTGCTGTAAATAACAGAGTGTTATCCATCAAACGGACGATACCTTATGGGGCCTACGATTGAGTTGGTGTCCACATCAACCCGCCGTCCAAATAATAAGTGACACATTTGTTGTTGCCTATTGAAATGGTGACAAGGCTCTGCTGAGGCCCACGATAAAAAGGTATCATCCGTTTAACAGGTGACATCTTTTCCTATACATACACGGTATTTTCGTTTTGATCTTTGTTAATCACGTGCATGTATGCATCCTTTTTAAGAGCTAGAAAAGCTAGCCCAGATCTGATCTTTGTTTAATAACATGCATGTATGCGTGCTTTTCAAGAGCTGAAAAAGCTAGTCTAGGCCTGATCTTTGTTAAtcacacgcatgcatgcatgctttttaAGAGCTGAAAAAGCTAGTCCAGGCCTAATCTTTGTTAATCACAATGAGACCCACGCGTCTGATCTTTGTTAatcagatgcatgcatgcaacaacaCCTGCAAGCCATGTATTTGTAGGAAATGGTATTGACACCTATTCCAGTAGGCTCTAGCATAGTCCTCTCACTCTTCTAACTGGCGAAAACAAATATGTCATCCGTTGGTTAGGTGATATGTTAACATAGATATCATATCGGTCAGGGTATTTAATTTCTAACCGTTGCACTGTGATCTCCATAAGGTGTCGCCTGTTGCATGGGTGATACTTTACTGTCACACTTACAACGAGCGATAGTGGTTTAGATgtgtaatattttgaaatgaacatgtacttttgtaaatattgaaaaaaataaaaaggctcTACTATATGCATGTTGGGACTCTATTCTCTTCTTAATTCACTGCCACCTCTACCCCAAAAAATGACAGTCGAAGATCCTATCTTTTGATTCAAAGACTATATATGTACATGATCATATAAGATATCAACCGATACGCAACACATATACCACGCATCTGGAAGCTCTTTGCAGCTCTCGGCCCCCACGGGAAGTTTCAGGCTTCAgaatatgcattatcatttccTCTGAAAGACCTGCATGCAAGTTGCAAGCACATCCGCAGATATATCCGTTGAAAGACCGCATGTTGCAGGCGTTATCTTGCCCAAAGTTTCCCGGATATATCTGTTGAAAGACCGCAAGTTGCAGGCGTTATCTCGTACTCAAATTTCCAGGGGAAGATCAGATCGATGTAAAGGGTACTACTCTCCTCAGTTGTAGACCAAGCAAATGCAATCCGATTATTGGACTCTTCCCGGCCGTCCCTGCCCAATAATTTGTAACATTTTGATCCGCTCCTGCCATCGAAATACCTTTTTTGATCCTCTCTGATAGTTGGAATCTCTTTAGGAAAGCTACCGGCGGCAAGAGGGACGTCCCAATGGCTAATGGCCGGGGATAAGGCTGTGGCGCTGGTGCAATTTCCCCTCGATTTGACGTATGTGGCGGTTAGTTCGTACGCCACTGCGCGGACGTGACGGCTCATACATGTTACATAGAGAATATACTATAATGCAAGCTTATCTAGATCTAGAAAAGggctattatatatttttaaaatcgtTAAAACTAGTTAACCACGCACAAAAACGAAGTGTTAGCACTCCTATTCGCGCTTCTGGTAAAAGACTTGACCAATTTCCTAGGTTGAATTGTATTTGGGCCTCAACGTTTATATACTTGCTCTGTTATTACATGTAGCCATGTAATGCTAAGTTTGATGTAATTAAATTTGATGTCGCAATGGAACAAGTgcaatcaaatttttaaaactctaCTGCTGTTAATATGaaagttattttttattaaatttgaCAGAGCCAAAAGGTATTAGTGCATGTGTCGTAAAAAAATGCTTTGTTATTTACACAACAGTATCGATCAGTGTCTAAAGCGGGACTTAATTTAGAACAGTACTATATATAGTATATGTGGTACAGCCTGGTCCTCCAAAGAGGTTGATACTACATGCTTGATCAAGCTGACAATCATTGACCTCTCATTCAAACAAAAGACATTGCGATTAGGACTATTCCAGCGGACTCCttttttcagtgctacagtatacATGCGCACGGTCTCCAGCAAAATAGTCTCTATCACTGTTTACAGAGAGTGACTGTGGGTCTAAAAAGTGTAGGAGAGTAATGTAATGAAGAAAtatggtagctgttggagatgaaaaatagagagtactgtaatagtgttaggggatattgtaatagtgttataggagataattttttagaatatCTGCTGGAGATAGTCTAAATATGTAATTCATCTAATGGTGTGACTGAAATTGTAGgggtaatatttttttttgctgttgCAGGGGTAATTGTTGGTTACGGGTGTCACCCCCTCTCCATCCCCGATAGAAATATCATATCTGCCAAAAAAAGGTAGAGTAAATTTTGATTTGAACAGTTTATTTCTGAAAGTTCTACTAATTACTTGTATTCGTTTTGGAATTTCATCCCTTTAACATTTACAAACTGAATTTTTCATCCAAAAATTCAAGTGAAAAATTCTGGAAAATACCAGTAACCGGGTTCGCCGGCCCTCCCAAGAGCACATGCATTTGATCTGGAACGGTACCTCATGAAATGATGAAATGCCTCATGCCGCTTTCTCCAGCATTTATATGCTGAGGGGTTTATTTGGGGCGACAAGATCCATTGGTAGTATCCTCGCATGCCTGGTGGCCGTggtggaatttttatttttttgtcctTTTTAAAAACACTTTTTACAAATGGACTCTCATGGGAAAGATGCTCTGAAATAGATAATTTTCACGGCGTCACAAGTAGTTGTGCCTAGGTTCAATTCATGGCGCTATCACTCTTGGCACCGTGCTTTGCCACATTGGATGTGCACTGGAAATGTTTGGATGATGTGGCCTAGTATGGCATCAAATGATTTGGCATTGTATGTTTAAATAACAGCGCTAAATAACTTGGCACCGTGCTGCGGGAATACTTAACTAGCCCCTCTTCTTTCCCTCTGCCTTCTCCCCTCACTTTTCCCCACCCGATTGTGAACCTCTCTTCTGCACTTCCACTGCCCCTCTATCCTCCCTATCCTCCCCTCCCTAAAATCCATCAAATCCGAAGGGATTGAGGCTTTCTTTTTGTTGGAAAAAAGATTGGCAAGGTAATCCCCCTCCCATCTACCAAATTTTTGCCTCTCTTTGTGATGAGATTAGGAGGCAGCCCTAGAATCTAGGGTTTGTTGCAATATTTGGTTGGTAGGTTAGTTTTTCGGATTAGCGATGTGAGTTAtggaaaattatatatgtagtgTTTAAGGTACTTTATTATATATGTAGTGTTTAAGGTACTTTAACATATGTCAATCAAGTATATATGTCTATCAAGTATATACTCAGTGGGTTTCGATGCActtatatatgtagattttCATTTAGTTAGATTTATGCATATCAATTACATCTTAATAGTTTGGGGTGGAATTAGCAGCATTGAGTTGTCATTTAGCCATAGAGTGCCTAGATTGAGGGACAAGAAACACTATACCACTATCAAATATTGCGATGGCCCCGGTTTATCCCGCTATTCCCATTTTGAACTATGAATGTGGAGTGCACGCTGAGGTTAAACAGTCAAGGCATCCTTTGACGACTGCCCGTGCTTACTACACTTGTGTGGACAATCGTGTAAGTGTATATTAGCCTTTTTATAGTAATGAAAGTATAaggttgtttatttatttgtcaCAATTTGATAGGATGACAtgagatgcttcttcttctaGTAGATTGATGACCCAGAGATGTATGACCCAAGAATCCGTCTATTCCCGTATTGGTATCATCACACAACTTTGTACCGTCAGTTCAAGCGTTGGGTGCCGCCTCCACCTAACCCACCAAAAATgttggagaaggagaaggaggaagcTAGTGCTAGGCATGTGAGTAACCCCCCTGACATTGTGGTGTCCGTGCAGAGTTGCAGGTTCCATCTCCGGGTTTGACATATACTCCTTTCTTCTGTTGCTCGAGACGGGACCATGTAAGTTGTGAAACATGCGAATCATAATGATGATTTGTATTGTTTGTATGCTAACTTGGACATGGTTGTAGGATGGTTGGGCTGTTTGCAACTTCGAAGAGTTCATATATGGTCCAAAATTGTAttggccggaggaggaggaagtggaAGAATACATATCATATGATAAGATGCCATGCGACAAGAACCCACCGATAAAGTGTCAGTGTGGGATCTCATCTCGAAAGGGCTTAGTGCCATATGAGCTCGGATATGGATACTTTTGTGGTAATGTGGTCAGCGATAACTGCGTGAGTAACCAAATTGTGGAAGCATTTGTGTTGGTTATTTGGAAGTCTATCTTGTAGAAACTATGTTGCAAGATATGTGGAGGTGCAATTAGGAGACTTTCGAAGGTTGACGTGAAATGTTGGAGCGTATATCCAGACTCGAACCTTTAGCCAATAATATGAGAATTGAAAATAttaagaagaagatgacgagtAAGTATAATGTGTCATCTACATCGTGGGATGTTATGAGTCAGATTATTAGGGAGAAGAAATTAGGTATGGTGGAAGTGCGGCTATGGTGGAGGAAGAATCGTGACAAGTACCCAACACCGTGTAAAGGGAACGAGCAACGAACATCAGAAAGAGAAGGCCAAAAACTTAAGTTCAAGGCACACAAGGAGGCTATGGTTTGGTATGATAGGAGACGCAAATCTCAAGAGCAAGGTTATCATGGCGTCGCCATATCGTCGCCATATCGTCGTTATGGCGGCGTGGTGGTATTTTGTACCTCGCCACGGCGACGCCATGCCGCCGAAAACTATGGCGTCCGCCACAGAAGGATGGCGTCGCTATGGCGTCGTTATGGCGTCCGGTAGCGTCACGTTGCTTATGGCGGACGTCGTAAATCGAAAGGAGAGGATAAGATATTTAGAAGAGTCAAGTCCAGAACAGAACACCTTCTCGGCCCGGTGCTCCTCTGCGCCGCATCCTCCTCCGGCgccgcttcctcctccgccgGGGCGCAGCGGCCAGGATTTTCCTCCTCCGCCGGGGCGCAGCGGCCaggatcttcttcctccgcCGGGCTGCTGCAGTGCTGCACTTCCTCCTCCGCCGGACCGCTGCACTTCCTCCTCCGCCGGGCCGCCGCAGTGCTGCACATCCCTCTCTGCTCCCGTGCGCCGTGCTCCCCGGTATGTGTTGGCCTGTATGGCCGGTCACTCAAGCAATTGGTGTCAAAGATATGCTTGGGGCTTGGCCGGTCAGCTGCACCCCCTCTCTGTTTTGTGCATTCAGCCATTCACAAATCACCCTTACGAATGATTATGTTTAGGATACTATGAAGTAAGATCAAATAATTTGTTTGCACTAGTAGCTGAACCAGCAAAATATTTCCACCAGCAGGCAAATGCGGAAAATCTAAAGCAATGGAATCTGTAAGTCTCAAACAGTGGAGGCTACATATTATCTTAGAAATCTGTGTAATTATGTTTTGTTTCCGCAGAGACATAATGGTTGCAAATTATGTTTTGTTTCCGTAAATAAAGTGTTAAATTGTTTCATAGGAGCACCTGGTACCATATAAAATTACAACAATGGAGTCAGACATTCTGATCCTGCTTCATGTTTATGAAATTATCTCTAGTTGCTGAAATTCTTAGTTGTTGTCACTTTGTTTTCAGAACATAGCTACTCAAGGGAAAAGTGCGGAGGCCTCGGACGCCGCatcaaattatgatccaaagactGATCCAAAGCGCAAGCCAGGAAGGTCAAATGATCCTGGATGGAAATATGCATTTTGGCCGACTATTGGTAATAGAGATCTCTTGCAGTGTTGCTTGTGTGATAGAACTGTAACTGGAGGAATTACAAGGCTCAAGGAGCATCTTGTGGGTGGTTATGGAGATATTCTGAAGTGTGCCAAAACCAGACCAGCTATTGCTCAGGAGATGCAAGCTGCTTTGAAGGGCAAGAAGAGACCACTTCTGCTTAATGATGATGGAGAGCTTCaaggagaagatgatgatgtgCTTGATGCGACAGAGGAGTCCCAAGATGCTTCTAGAAGCATTATGCATCCTAGTTCAGGGACTGCTGCTAAAAGGAAACAATCTAGCTTTTTGAAGTTCAGAGCACCAAAAGAGCCCGACACAAAGTCAGTCGGTTCAATGCTTAGGAGAACTCCAAAAGAGGTTGTAGAAGAAAGACATTCGAAGGGTCCTTCTCAGATCAGTATCCAAGCTAGCATGAGgacaaaagaagaaagagaagctGTCAACTTGGAGTGGGCCAGGTTCTTTTATGAGTGTGGCATACCATTCAATGCCGCAAATTCTAGGCAATTTGAGATTGCTATAGAGGCCACTGCACAATATGGTTCTGGGTACAAGCCTCCCACCTACCATGAGCTTAGGGAGCCATTACTCGAGAAGGTTGTTAAGGAaatatatgatttgaggaagagGCATGAGGATGCCTGGAAGCAATATGGTTGCACATTAATGTCAGATGGATGGACGGATAGGAGAGGGCACCATTTGATCAACTTCCTAGTCAATAGTCCGGAGGGGACTTTCTTCTTAGAGTCGATTGATGCATCAAGTGAAGTTCATGATCAAGTGATGCTAGCTGATTTGTTAGAGAAGAGAATAAGCGACATTGGCGTTGATAAAGTTGTGCAAGTTGTCACTGACAATGGGGCTAACTATAAGGTAGCGGGAAAGCTTCTCATGGAGAGGTTTCCTACGCTTTTTTGGACACCTTGTGCTGCACATTGCTTGGATCTTATGTTGGAAGATGTTGGAAAGTTGAAGGCATTCAAGAAGCCTATCTCACGTGCCCGTCATGTCACTACTTTCATCTATAGGCATGGAAGACTTCTTAGTGCAATGAGGGAGAAGATAGGTGGTAGGGATCTTGTGAGACCAGCAGCAACTCGGTTTGTTACCACATTTCTCACCTTACAAAGTTTGCACAAGCATAGAGATGCATTGAGATATCTGTTTACCTCTAATGATTGGACGAGTTGCAAACTAGCAAAGACAGAGGCCGGGAAAAAAGTATATGATATTGTGCTTTCTAGGGAATTTTGGAATTCTGTTGAGGATTGCCTTAGAGCTTCTC from Phragmites australis chromosome 8, lpPhrAust1.1, whole genome shotgun sequence includes:
- the LOC133927517 gene encoding uncharacterized protein LOC133927517, which codes for MAAWWYFVPRHGDAMPPKTMASATEGWRRYGVVMASGSVTLLMADVVNRKERIRYLEESSPEQNTFSARCSSAPHPPPAPLPPPPGRSGQDFPPPPGRSGQDLLPPPGCCSAALPPPPDRCTSSSAGPPQCCTSLSAPVRRAPRDIMEHLNIATQGKSAEASDAASNYDPKTDPKRKPGRSNDPGWKYAFWPTIGNRDLLQCCLCDRTVTGGITRLKEHLVGGYGDILKCAKTRPAIAQEMQAALKGKKRPLLLNDDGELQGEDDDVLDATEESQDASRSIMHPSSGTAAKRKQSSFLKFRAPKEPDTKSVGSMLRRTPKEVVEERHSKGPSQISIQASMRTKEEREAVNLEWARFFYECGIPFNAANSRQFEIAIEATAQYGSGYKPPTYHELREPLLEKVVKEIYDLRKRHEDAWKQYGCTLMSDGWTDRRGHHLINFLVNSPEGTFFLESIDASSEVHDQVMLADLLEKRISDIGVDKVVQVVTDNGANYKVAGKLLMERFPTLFWTPCAAHCLDLMLEDVGKLKAFKKPISRARHVTTFIYRHGRLLSAMREKIGGRDLVRPAATRFVTTFLTLQSLHKHRDALRYLFTSNDWTSCKLAKTEAGKKVYDIVLSREFWNSVEDCLRASLPLIIVLRVVDGDERPAMPEVASLMNHAKERINAAFCTENKRSLLNNILQIIEGHWDRQMDTPLYGAALFLNPGKFYAIQKENDEYVGHLRGCFNDVLARMVEDETL